A region of the Candidatus Hydrogenedentota bacterium genome:
GCCCCCGTTGCGGCCGGCGACTTCCGTGCCAGCGCCGGACAGGACGGCGTGGATAAAGCGCCCGTAAACCTCTTTTTCGTGGCCGACCCCACCCGGTTCAAACGGAAGGGACCCGCCGGGGCCGGGGCGACCGATGCGGAAAAATCCTTTTATAACGTGGACACGGGCCTCATCGCCCAGAATGTCCACCTCTTCGCGGCCTCCCAGGGGCTTGCCGCATGGTTCCACACCTGCGACCAGGAGAAGACCCCGGAACTGTTCCGCCTGCGCCCGGAGCAGCGCGTGCTTTTCGCCCAGTCCGTGGGCTATCCGGAATAAGACGGGCGGGCAGGAGACCGGACAACCCGTCTTTTTGAAAAGCGCGCCCGGACGGCACATAATGTCGCCGTCGGATTCCGGAATTTGGAACACCATCCGACGCTGAGACCAAGACCCAAAAAACCGACCGTGAGCCAAGCGCAAAGGAACTTATGCAGGGCGGCATCGAGCAATATCCGGGGGACACCCTGGAACGCGGACAGATTGAGGCGGCGCTTCGTGAAAGCGAACGGCGACTGCAGCACCTCGCCGACAACCTGCCCAACGCCCTGGTCTACCAGGTGACGGCGGAGCCGGACGGGGGCCGGCGCTTCACTTATGTGAGCCGCGGAATCGAGCGCCTGATGGGGGTGACGGCGGAGGAGGTGCTCGCGGACGCGCGGGCGCTGTACGGGCTTATACTGCCCGAGTATCTCACCCTGACACGGGCCTCGGAGGAGGAGGCGCTGCGCGCGCAGACCCCGCTCCGCGTCGAGGTGCAGTGTCTGCTGTCCGGCGACCGCCTCCGCTGGTTCAGATTCACCTCCACCCCGCGCGTTCTGCCCGACGGGCTCCTTGTGTGGGACGGCGTCGCGGTGGACATCACCGAACTCA
Encoded here:
- a CDS encoding nitroreductase family protein encodes the protein MAALWERKTIRTISSRPLPPQTLSNLLWAAFGVNRDQMPDGRPGRTAASATNAQEIDLYVALPGGVYLYEAVPHRLAPVAAGDFRASAGQDGVDKAPVNLFFVADPTRFKRKGPAGAGATDAEKSFYNVDTGLIAQNVHLFAASQGLAAWFHTCDQEKTPELFRLRPEQRVLFAQSVGYPE